One Diceros bicornis minor isolate mBicDic1 chromosome 26, mDicBic1.mat.cur, whole genome shotgun sequence DNA segment encodes these proteins:
- the HSD3B7 gene encoding 3 beta-hydroxysteroid dehydrogenase type 7 isoform X1 — protein MGQEGGGTSGRGWCVAGRLAQADEKTAPSEAHLGALRLWLQLGMADSAQAQKLVYLVTGGCGFLGEHVVRMLLQREPRLRELRIFDLHLGPWLEELKTGPVQVTAIQGDVTQAHEVAAAVAGAHVVIHTAGLVDVFGRASPETIHEVNVQGTQNVIEACVQAGTQFLVYTSSMEVVGPNIKGHPFYRGNEDTPYEAIHRHPYPCSKALAERLVLEANGRKVRGGLPLVTCALRPTGIYGEGHQIMRDFYHQGLRLGGRLFRAVPASVEHGRVYVGNVAWMHVLVARELEQRAALMGGQVYFCYDKSPYKSYEDFNMEFLGPCGLRLVGTRPLLPYWLLVFLAALNALLQWLLRPLLLYAPLLNPYTLAVANTTFTVSTNKAQRHFGYEPLFSWEDSRTRTIRWVQAMEGSVQ, from the exons ATgggccaggagggaggaggaacaaGCGGAAGGGGATGGTGTGTTGCTGGCCGGCTGGCTCAGGCGGACGAGAAGACAGCCCCTTCGGAGGCCCATCTGGGCGCCCTGCGACTGTGGCTGCAG CTGGGCATGGCAGACTCTGCACAGGCCCAGAAGCTGGTGTACCTGGTCACAGGTGGCTGTGGCTTCCTGGGGGAGCACGTGGTGCGAATGCTGCTGCAGCGGGAACCCCGGCTCCGTGAGCTGCGGATCTTTGACCTGCACCTGGGTCCCTGGCTGGAGGAGCTGAAGACAG GGCCCGTGCAGGTGACTGCCATCCAGGGGGATGTGACCCAGGCCCACGAAGTGGCAGCGGCTGTGGCTGGAGCCCATGTGGTCATCCACACAGCCGGGCTGGTGGACGTGTTTGGGAGGGCCAGTCCTGAGACCATCCATGAGGTCAACGTGCAGG GTACACAGAACGTGATTGAGGCTTGTGTGCAGGCTGGAACACAGTTCCTGGTCTACACGAGCAGCATGGAAGTTGTGGGGCCCAACATCAAAGGCCACCCCTTCTACAG GGGCAATGAGGACACCCCATATGAAGCAATACACAGACACCCCTATCCTTGCAGCAAGGCCCTAGCTGAACGGCTGGTCCTGGAAGCCAATGGAAGGaag GTCCGCGGGGGGCTGCCCCTGGTAACGTGTGCCCTGCGTCCCACCGGCATCTATGGTGAAGGCCACCAGATCATGAGGGACTTCTACCACCAGGGCTTGCGCCTGGGGGGTCGGCTCTTCCGGGCCGTCCCAGCCTCTGTGGAGCACGGCCGGGTCTACGTGG GCAACGTAGCCTGGATGCATGTGCTGGTGGCCCGGGAGCTGGAGCAGCGAGCGGCACTAATGGGTGGCCAGGTGTACTTCTGCTATGACAAGTCACCCTATAAGAGCTACGAGGACTTCAACATGGAGTTCCTGGGCCCCTGTGGACTGCGGCTGGTGGGCACCCGCCCACTGTTGCCCTACTGGCTGCTGGTGTTTCTGGCTGCCCTCAATGCCCTGCTGCAGTGGCTGCTGCGGCCGCTGCTGCTCTATGCGCCCCTGCTCAACCCCTACACGCTGGCCGTGGCCAACACCACCTTCACTGTCAGCACCAACAAGGCTCAGCGCCATTTTGGCTATGAGCCCCTGTTTTCATGGGAGGACAGCCGGACCCGCACCATTCGCTGGGTGCAGGCCATGGAGGGTTCAGTCCAGTGA
- the HSD3B7 gene encoding 3 beta-hydroxysteroid dehydrogenase type 7 isoform X3: MGQEGGGTSGRGWCVAGRLAQADEKTAPSEAHLGALRLWLQLGMADSAQAQKLVYLVTGGCGFLGEHVVRMLLQREPRLRELRIFDLHLGPWLEELKTGPVQVTAIQGDVTQAHEVAAAVAGAHVVIHTAGLVDVFGRASPETIHEVNVQGTQNVIEACVQAGTQFLVYTSSMEVVGPNIKGHPFYRGNEDTPYEAIHRHPYPCSKALAERLVLEANGRKAT, translated from the exons ATgggccaggagggaggaggaacaaGCGGAAGGGGATGGTGTGTTGCTGGCCGGCTGGCTCAGGCGGACGAGAAGACAGCCCCTTCGGAGGCCCATCTGGGCGCCCTGCGACTGTGGCTGCAG CTGGGCATGGCAGACTCTGCACAGGCCCAGAAGCTGGTGTACCTGGTCACAGGTGGCTGTGGCTTCCTGGGGGAGCACGTGGTGCGAATGCTGCTGCAGCGGGAACCCCGGCTCCGTGAGCTGCGGATCTTTGACCTGCACCTGGGTCCCTGGCTGGAGGAGCTGAAGACAG GGCCCGTGCAGGTGACTGCCATCCAGGGGGATGTGACCCAGGCCCACGAAGTGGCAGCGGCTGTGGCTGGAGCCCATGTGGTCATCCACACAGCCGGGCTGGTGGACGTGTTTGGGAGGGCCAGTCCTGAGACCATCCATGAGGTCAACGTGCAGG GTACACAGAACGTGATTGAGGCTTGTGTGCAGGCTGGAACACAGTTCCTGGTCTACACGAGCAGCATGGAAGTTGTGGGGCCCAACATCAAAGGCCACCCCTTCTACAG GGGCAATGAGGACACCCCATATGAAGCAATACACAGACACCCCTATCCTTGCAGCAAGGCCCTAGCTGAACGGCTGGTCCTGGAAGCCAATGGAAGGaag GCAACGTAG
- the HSD3B7 gene encoding 3 beta-hydroxysteroid dehydrogenase type 7 isoform X2 — protein MADSAQAQKLVYLVTGGCGFLGEHVVRMLLQREPRLRELRIFDLHLGPWLEELKTGPVQVTAIQGDVTQAHEVAAAVAGAHVVIHTAGLVDVFGRASPETIHEVNVQGTQNVIEACVQAGTQFLVYTSSMEVVGPNIKGHPFYRGNEDTPYEAIHRHPYPCSKALAERLVLEANGRKVRGGLPLVTCALRPTGIYGEGHQIMRDFYHQGLRLGGRLFRAVPASVEHGRVYVGNVAWMHVLVARELEQRAALMGGQVYFCYDKSPYKSYEDFNMEFLGPCGLRLVGTRPLLPYWLLVFLAALNALLQWLLRPLLLYAPLLNPYTLAVANTTFTVSTNKAQRHFGYEPLFSWEDSRTRTIRWVQAMEGSVQ, from the exons ATGGCAGACTCTGCACAGGCCCAGAAGCTGGTGTACCTGGTCACAGGTGGCTGTGGCTTCCTGGGGGAGCACGTGGTGCGAATGCTGCTGCAGCGGGAACCCCGGCTCCGTGAGCTGCGGATCTTTGACCTGCACCTGGGTCCCTGGCTGGAGGAGCTGAAGACAG GGCCCGTGCAGGTGACTGCCATCCAGGGGGATGTGACCCAGGCCCACGAAGTGGCAGCGGCTGTGGCTGGAGCCCATGTGGTCATCCACACAGCCGGGCTGGTGGACGTGTTTGGGAGGGCCAGTCCTGAGACCATCCATGAGGTCAACGTGCAGG GTACACAGAACGTGATTGAGGCTTGTGTGCAGGCTGGAACACAGTTCCTGGTCTACACGAGCAGCATGGAAGTTGTGGGGCCCAACATCAAAGGCCACCCCTTCTACAG GGGCAATGAGGACACCCCATATGAAGCAATACACAGACACCCCTATCCTTGCAGCAAGGCCCTAGCTGAACGGCTGGTCCTGGAAGCCAATGGAAGGaag GTCCGCGGGGGGCTGCCCCTGGTAACGTGTGCCCTGCGTCCCACCGGCATCTATGGTGAAGGCCACCAGATCATGAGGGACTTCTACCACCAGGGCTTGCGCCTGGGGGGTCGGCTCTTCCGGGCCGTCCCAGCCTCTGTGGAGCACGGCCGGGTCTACGTGG GCAACGTAGCCTGGATGCATGTGCTGGTGGCCCGGGAGCTGGAGCAGCGAGCGGCACTAATGGGTGGCCAGGTGTACTTCTGCTATGACAAGTCACCCTATAAGAGCTACGAGGACTTCAACATGGAGTTCCTGGGCCCCTGTGGACTGCGGCTGGTGGGCACCCGCCCACTGTTGCCCTACTGGCTGCTGGTGTTTCTGGCTGCCCTCAATGCCCTGCTGCAGTGGCTGCTGCGGCCGCTGCTGCTCTATGCGCCCCTGCTCAACCCCTACACGCTGGCCGTGGCCAACACCACCTTCACTGTCAGCACCAACAAGGCTCAGCGCCATTTTGGCTATGAGCCCCTGTTTTCATGGGAGGACAGCCGGACCCGCACCATTCGCTGGGTGCAGGCCATGGAGGGTTCAGTCCAGTGA